A stretch of the Streptomyces sp. NBC_01428 genome encodes the following:
- a CDS encoding NADH-quinone oxidoreductase subunit M, producing the protein MSFPLLTATAVLPALGAIATAAVPAARRVAAKWLALVVSLGTLALAVVTLVRFDPGGDRYQLTESHAWIADFGVRYELGVDGIGVALVALTALLMPFVILAGWHDADPQETGNKRWRPTQGFFALILAVEAMVIISFEATDVFLFYIFFEAMLIPMYFLIGGFGDRAHEHGDEAAATQRSYAAVKFLLYNLVGGLIMLAAVIGLYVVAGNFSLQEIVQARADGSLHMATSTERWLFLGFFFAFAVKAPLWPLHTWLPNAMGEATAPVAVLITAVVDKVGTFAMLRFCLQLFPEASKWATPVILVLALISIIYGALLAVGQRDIKRLVAYASISHFGFIILGIFAMTTQGQSGATLYMVNHGISTAALMLVAGFLISRRGSRLIADYGGVQKVAPVLAGTFLIGGLATLSLPGLAPFVSEFLVLVGTFTRYPVVGIIATFGIVLAALYTLVLYQRTMTGPVKAEVAEMPDLRVRELLVVAPLIALLIFLGVYPKPVTDIVNPAVKQTMSDVHKTDPQPEVEAAK; encoded by the coding sequence ATGTCCTTTCCTCTACTGACAGCGACGGCGGTGCTCCCGGCCCTCGGGGCGATCGCCACGGCCGCCGTGCCGGCCGCACGGCGCGTCGCCGCCAAGTGGCTCGCGCTGGTGGTCTCCCTGGGCACCCTGGCGCTCGCCGTGGTCACCCTGGTGCGCTTCGACCCGGGCGGTGACCGTTACCAGCTCACCGAATCGCACGCCTGGATCGCGGACTTCGGTGTGCGGTACGAGCTGGGTGTGGACGGCATCGGGGTGGCGCTCGTCGCGCTCACCGCGCTGCTGATGCCGTTCGTGATCCTGGCGGGCTGGCACGACGCCGACCCGCAGGAGACCGGCAACAAGCGGTGGCGGCCGACGCAGGGCTTCTTCGCCCTGATCCTGGCCGTCGAGGCGATGGTGATCATCTCCTTCGAGGCCACCGACGTCTTCCTCTTCTACATCTTCTTCGAAGCCATGCTCATCCCGATGTACTTCCTCATCGGCGGCTTCGGGGACCGTGCCCACGAGCACGGCGACGAGGCGGCGGCGACCCAACGCTCGTACGCCGCGGTGAAGTTCCTCCTCTACAACCTGGTCGGCGGCCTCATCATGCTGGCCGCGGTGATCGGGCTGTACGTGGTGGCGGGGAACTTCTCGCTCCAGGAGATCGTCCAGGCCCGGGCCGACGGATCGCTGCACATGGCGACCAGCACCGAGCGGTGGCTGTTCCTCGGCTTCTTCTTCGCCTTCGCGGTGAAGGCGCCGCTGTGGCCGCTGCACACCTGGCTGCCCAACGCCATGGGTGAGGCCACCGCCCCGGTCGCGGTGCTGATCACGGCGGTCGTCGACAAGGTCGGCACCTTCGCGATGCTCCGCTTCTGCCTCCAGCTCTTCCCGGAGGCCAGCAAGTGGGCGACGCCCGTGATCCTCGTCCTGGCGCTGATCAGCATCATCTACGGTGCGCTGCTCGCGGTCGGACAGCGGGACATCAAGCGGCTGGTCGCGTACGCGTCGATCTCGCACTTCGGCTTCATCATCCTGGGCATCTTCGCGATGACCACCCAGGGCCAGTCGGGCGCGACGCTCTACATGGTCAACCACGGGATCTCGACGGCCGCCCTGATGCTGGTGGCCGGCTTCCTGATCTCGCGTCGTGGTTCGCGCCTCATCGCCGACTACGGAGGGGTGCAGAAGGTCGCCCCGGTGCTCGCGGGCACGTTCCTGATCGGCGGTCTCGCGACCCTCTCGCTCCCGGGGCTCGCGCCCTTCGTGAGTGAATTCCTGGTCCTGGTGGGCACGTTCACGCGCTACCCCGTCGTCGGCATCATCGCCACCTTCGGCATCGTCCTCGCCGCGCTCTACACCCTCGTCCTGTACCAGCGGACGATGACGGGCCCGGTCAAGGCGGAGGTCGCCGAGATGCCGGACCTCAGGGTGCGCGAGCTCCTGGTGGTCGCCCCGCTGATCGCACTGCTGATCTTCCTGGGCGTCTACCCGAAGCCGGTCACCGACATCGTCAACCCGGCGGTCAAGCAGACCATGTCAGACGTACACAAGACGGACCCCCAGCCCGAGGTGGAGGCGGCCAAGTGA
- the nuoN gene encoding NADH-quinone oxidoreductase subunit NuoN: MSASAVHSLWTTAAVAAGPIPKINAPKIEYGQLSPVLIILGAAIIGVLVEAFVPRKSRYYAQLFVSVVALAAAFAAVVALAAGGYGTTKAHIAAMGAVAVDGPALFLQGTILLVGLLGVFTFAERRLDPEAHGNRVDSFAAQAASVPGSDSEKAAVKAGFTTTEVFPLLLFAISGMLVFPAANDLLTLFIALEVFSLPLYLLCALARRKRLMSQEAAVKYFLLGAFASAFTLFGIALLYGYAGSVSYATISQVVDGTITSVDPALAGTMGNDVLLLIGTALIVMGLLFKVGAVPFHMWTPDVYQGAPTPVTGFMAAATKVAAFGALLRLLYVVLPGLRWDWRPVMWAVAIVTMLGGAIVAITQTDIKRLLAYSSIAHAGFILAGVIATSPDGVSSVLFYLGAYSFVTIGAFAVVTLVRDAGGEATHLSKWAGLGRRSPLVAAVFAIFLLAFAGIPLTSGFAGKFAVFKAAAEGGAGALVVVGVISSAIAAFFYIRVIVLMFFSEPKPEGPTVAVPSPLTMTAIAVGVVVTLVLGVAPQYFLDLAGQAGVFVR, from the coding sequence GTGAGCGCATCAGCCGTCCACAGCCTGTGGACAACGGCGGCAGTCGCGGCCGGCCCGATCCCCAAGATCAACGCACCGAAGATCGAATACGGGCAATTGTCCCCCGTCTTGATCATTCTCGGCGCCGCGATCATCGGGGTCCTGGTCGAGGCCTTCGTGCCGCGCAAGTCCCGCTACTACGCACAACTGTTCGTCTCCGTCGTCGCACTCGCCGCCGCGTTCGCCGCGGTGGTGGCGCTCGCGGCCGGTGGATACGGCACCACCAAGGCGCACATCGCCGCGATGGGAGCCGTCGCGGTCGACGGACCGGCCCTGTTCCTCCAGGGCACGATCCTGCTGGTCGGACTGCTCGGCGTGTTCACCTTCGCCGAGCGGCGCCTCGACCCCGAGGCGCACGGCAACCGCGTCGACTCCTTCGCCGCGCAGGCCGCGTCCGTGCCGGGCAGCGACAGCGAGAAGGCGGCCGTGAAGGCCGGGTTCACCACCACCGAGGTGTTCCCGCTGCTGCTCTTCGCGATCAGCGGCATGCTGGTCTTCCCGGCGGCCAACGACCTGCTGACGCTGTTCATCGCGCTGGAGGTCTTCTCGCTCCCGCTGTACCTGCTCTGCGCCCTGGCCCGCCGCAAGCGGCTCATGTCGCAGGAGGCCGCGGTGAAGTACTTCCTGCTCGGCGCCTTCGCCTCGGCGTTCACCCTCTTCGGCATCGCCCTGCTGTACGGCTACGCCGGCTCCGTGTCGTACGCGACGATCTCGCAGGTCGTCGACGGCACGATCACCAGCGTCGACCCCGCGCTCGCCGGCACCATGGGCAACGACGTCCTGCTGCTCATCGGCACCGCCCTGATCGTCATGGGCCTGCTCTTCAAGGTCGGCGCGGTGCCCTTCCACATGTGGACACCGGACGTCTACCAGGGAGCGCCGACCCCGGTCACCGGCTTCATGGCGGCGGCGACGAAGGTGGCCGCGTTCGGCGCGCTGCTGCGCCTGCTGTACGTCGTCCTGCCGGGCCTGCGCTGGGACTGGCGGCCGGTCATGTGGGCGGTGGCGATCGTCACCATGCTGGGCGGCGCGATCGTCGCGATCACCCAGACCGACATCAAGCGGCTGCTGGCGTACTCGTCGATCGCGCACGCGGGATTCATCCTCGCGGGTGTCATCGCGACGTCGCCCGACGGCGTCTCCTCGGTGCTCTTCTACCTCGGCGCGTACTCGTTCGTCACGATCGGCGCCTTCGCCGTCGTCACGCTCGTCCGGGACGCGGGAGGCGAGGCCACGCACCTGTCCAAGTGGGCGGGGCTCGGACGCAGGTCACCGTTGGTGGCCGCCGTGTTCGCGATCTTCCTGCTCGCCTTCGCCGGCATTCCGCTGACCTCAGGGTTCGCCGGAAAGTTCGCCGTGTTCAAGGCGGCGGCGGAGGGCGGCGCGGGCGCGCTGGTCGTGGTCGGTGTGATCTCGTCGGCGATCGCCGCGTTCTTCTACATCCGTGTGATCGTGCTGATGTTCTTCAGCGAGCCGAAGCCCGAGGGGCCGACGGTCGCCGTGCCGTCGCCGCTGACCATGACCGCCATCGCGGTGGGCGTGGTGGTCACGCTGGTGCTGGGTGTGGCACCGCAGTACTTCCTGGACCTGGCCGGTCAGGCCGGGGTCTTCGTGCGCTGA
- the recQ gene encoding DNA helicase RecQ, whose protein sequence is MGGTGVMTGADATETLGESEALATLHRVFGYDAFRGEQEAIIEHVVAGGDAVVLMPTGGGKSLCYQIPSLVRPGTGIVVSPLIALMQDQVDALRALGVRAGFMNSTQDFDERRVVEAEFLAGELDLLYLAPERLRLESTLDLISRGKVSLFAIDEAHCVAQWGHDFRPDYLALSLLGERWPDVPRLALTATATRATHKEITQRLGMPAARHFEASFDRPNIQYRIVPKADPKKQLLSFLREEHAGDAGIVYCLSRNSVDKTAEFLSRNGIEAVPYHAGLDAGTRAAHQSRFLREEGLVVVATIAFGMGIDKPDVRFVAHLDLPKSVEGYYQETGRAGRDGMPSTAWMAYGLQDVVQQRKMIQGSEGDEAFRRRAASHLDAMLALCETAQCRRSQLLAYFGQDPNTPACGNCDTCLTPPETWDGTVAAQKLLSTVVRLQRERGQKFGAGQIVDILLGRRTAKVIQFDHDQLSVFGIGEELAEAEWRGVARQLLAQGLIAVEGEYGTLVLTDASGTVLRRERDVPLRKEPPKPVASRSSGSKGERKAKAAAAAAELPAELVPAFEALRAWRGEQAREQGVPAYVIFHDATLREIATLWPTSVRDLGTISGVGEKKLATYGEGVIEVLASLGGAPAQAPAPGAVPTPAPRAVPAQASATSASAPAADHGPDPDWPELDQEPEPEDWM, encoded by the coding sequence ATGGGCGGGACGGGTGTGATGACCGGAGCGGACGCGACGGAGACGCTGGGCGAGAGCGAGGCACTGGCCACCCTCCACCGGGTCTTCGGGTACGACGCCTTCCGCGGCGAGCAGGAAGCGATCATCGAGCACGTGGTGGCGGGCGGTGACGCCGTCGTCCTGATGCCGACCGGTGGCGGCAAGTCCCTCTGCTACCAGATTCCGTCGCTGGTCAGGCCAGGTACGGGCATCGTGGTCTCGCCGCTCATCGCGCTCATGCAGGACCAGGTGGACGCGCTGCGGGCCCTGGGTGTGCGCGCCGGGTTCATGAACTCCACGCAGGACTTCGACGAGCGGCGCGTGGTCGAGGCCGAGTTCCTGGCCGGGGAGCTCGACCTGCTCTACCTCGCCCCGGAGCGACTGCGCCTGGAATCCACGCTGGATCTGATCTCCCGGGGCAAGGTCTCCCTCTTCGCCATCGACGAGGCGCACTGTGTCGCACAGTGGGGCCACGACTTCCGCCCGGACTATCTGGCGCTGTCCCTGCTCGGCGAGCGCTGGCCGGACGTCCCGCGGCTCGCGCTGACGGCCACGGCCACCCGCGCGACGCACAAGGAGATCACCCAGCGCCTGGGCATGCCCGCGGCCCGCCACTTCGAGGCGAGCTTCGACCGCCCGAACATCCAGTACCGGATCGTCCCCAAGGCCGACCCCAAGAAGCAGTTGCTGTCCTTCCTACGCGAGGAGCACGCGGGCGACGCGGGCATCGTCTACTGCCTCTCGCGCAACTCCGTCGACAAGACGGCCGAGTTCCTCTCGCGCAACGGCATCGAGGCGGTGCCGTACCACGCGGGCCTGGACGCGGGGACCCGCGCCGCCCACCAGTCGCGCTTCCTGCGGGAAGAAGGACTCGTGGTGGTCGCCACGATCGCCTTCGGCATGGGCATCGACAAGCCGGACGTACGGTTCGTCGCCCACCTCGACCTGCCGAAGTCGGTGGAGGGCTACTACCAGGAGACGGGCCGGGCCGGCCGGGACGGCATGCCGTCCACGGCGTGGATGGCGTACGGCCTGCAGGACGTGGTCCAGCAGCGCAAGATGATCCAGGGCTCGGAGGGGGACGAGGCGTTCCGCCGGCGGGCCGCCTCCCACCTGGACGCGATGCTCGCCCTGTGCGAGACGGCGCAGTGCCGGCGCTCGCAGCTCCTCGCCTACTTCGGCCAGGACCCGAACACCCCGGCGTGCGGGAACTGCGACACCTGCCTGACGCCCCCGGAGACCTGGGACGGCACGGTCGCCGCGCAGAAGCTGCTGTCCACCGTGGTGCGCCTCCAGCGGGAGCGGGGGCAGAAGTTCGGCGCGGGGCAGATCGTCGACATCCTGCTCGGCCGGCGGACCGCGAAGGTGATCCAGTTCGACCACGACCAGCTGTCCGTCTTCGGGATCGGCGAGGAGCTGGCCGAGGCCGAATGGCGCGGTGTCGCGAGACAGTTGCTGGCCCAGGGCCTGATCGCGGTCGAGGGCGAGTACGGCACGCTGGTGCTGACCGACGCCAGCGGGACCGTCCTGCGACGCGAGCGGGACGTGCCGCTGCGGAAGGAGCCGCCGAAGCCGGTGGCCTCCCGGTCGTCCGGCTCCAAGGGTGAGCGGAAGGCCAAGGCCGCTGCCGCGGCGGCGGAGCTGCCGGCCGAGCTCGTGCCCGCCTTCGAGGCGCTGCGTGCCTGGCGCGGTGAACAGGCGCGCGAGCAGGGCGTCCCGGCGTACGTCATCTTCCACGACGCCACGCTGCGGGAGATCGCCACGCTGTGGCCCACCTCGGTGAGAGACCTGGGCACCATCAGCGGGGTGGGCGAGAAGAAGCTCGCCACGTACGGGGAGGGTGTGATCGAGGTGCTGGCGTCACTGGGCGGCGCACCGGCACAGGCACCCGCGCCGGGAGCCGTCCCGACACCCGCACCGAGAGCCGTCCCGGCGCAGGCATCGGCCACGTCGGCCTCTGCTCCCGCGGCCGACCACGGACCCGACCCGGACTGGCCCGAGCTGGACCAGGAGCCCGAGCCCGAGGACTGGATGTAG
- the fahA gene encoding fumarylacetoacetase, translating into MPPFDVPEGDPFGPHNLPYGVFSPTGAAGAAERRVGVRLGDHVLDAGAAARALGSPYAGLLAQPTLDPLLAAGRTAWSDVRRALTAWVTVPAHRETLAPHFRPLSEVTLHLPFTVADYVDFYASENHARNVGQIFRPDAADSLTPNWKHLPIGYHGRSGTVVVSGTDVVRPSGQRKAPTDAAPVFGPSVRLDIEAEVGFVVGTPTEMGRPVGLGDYRDHVFGLCLLNDWSARDLQAWEYVPLGPFLGKSFATSVSAWITPLDALDEARVAPPARTHPLLPYLDDASEDPGGYDLRISVAVNGHVVSEPPFSTMYWTAAQQLAHMTVNGASLRTGDLYGSGTVSGPSDAERGSLLELTWNGRDALELPDGKRTFLEDGDEVTLTAWAPGPGGTRVGLGEVRGRITPAVTP; encoded by the coding sequence ATGCCCCCCTTCGATGTCCCCGAGGGCGATCCCTTCGGCCCGCACAACCTCCCGTACGGCGTGTTCTCCCCGACCGGCGCGGCAGGTGCCGCCGAGCGGCGCGTGGGCGTGCGCCTCGGCGACCATGTGCTGGACGCGGGTGCCGCCGCCCGCGCACTCGGCTCCCCGTATGCCGGACTGCTCGCGCAGCCGACGCTGGACCCGCTGCTCGCCGCCGGTCGCACCGCCTGGTCCGACGTCCGGCGCGCGCTGACGGCCTGGGTGACCGTGCCGGCCCACCGGGAGACGCTCGCTCCCCACTTCCGTCCCCTCTCCGAGGTGACGCTCCACCTCCCCTTCACCGTCGCGGACTACGTCGACTTCTACGCCTCCGAGAACCACGCCCGGAACGTCGGCCAGATCTTCCGTCCCGACGCCGCCGACTCCCTCACGCCCAACTGGAAGCACCTGCCGATCGGCTACCACGGCCGCTCCGGCACGGTCGTGGTCTCCGGCACGGACGTCGTACGCCCCTCGGGCCAGCGCAAGGCCCCCACGGACGCCGCTCCCGTCTTCGGTCCGTCGGTCCGGCTGGACATCGAGGCGGAGGTCGGCTTCGTCGTCGGCACCCCCACCGAGATGGGCCGGCCCGTGGGACTGGGCGACTACCGCGACCACGTCTTCGGGCTCTGCCTCCTCAACGACTGGTCGGCCCGCGACCTGCAGGCCTGGGAGTACGTCCCCCTCGGCCCGTTCCTCGGCAAGTCCTTCGCCACGTCGGTGTCCGCGTGGATCACCCCGCTCGACGCCCTCGACGAGGCCCGTGTGGCGCCCCCGGCCCGCACGCACCCCCTCCTCCCCTACCTCGACGACGCCTCCGAGGACCCGGGCGGCTACGACCTGCGGATCTCCGTCGCCGTCAACGGCCACGTCGTCTCCGAGCCGCCCTTCTCCACCATGTACTGGACGGCCGCCCAGCAACTGGCGCACATGACGGTCAACGGCGCCTCCCTGCGCACCGGCGACCTGTACGGCTCCGGAACCGTCAGCGGCCCCTCCGACGCGGAACGCGGCTCCCTGCTCGAACTCACCTGGAACGGCCGCGACGCCCTCGAACTCCCCGACGGCAAGCGCACCTTCCTGGAGGACGGCGACGAGGTCACCCTGACCGCGTGGGCGCCGGGCCCGGGCGGTACCCGGGTGGGCCTGGGCGAGGTCCGGGGCCGCATCACCCCGGCCGTCACCCCGTAG